One part of the Chryseobacterium sp. 7 genome encodes these proteins:
- the rpsG gene encoding 30S ribosomal protein S7: MRKTKAKKRPLLPDPKFNDQLVTRFVNNLMLDGKKSIAFKIFYDALDIVETKKGETEKTALEIWKDALTNVMPHVEVRSRRVGGANFQIPMPIRADRKISMAMKWLISYSKKRNDKSMALKLANEVVAASREEGAAFKKKSDTHKMAEANKAFSHFKF; this comes from the coding sequence ATGAGAAAGACAAAAGCGAAAAAAAGACCGTTGTTACCAGATCCGAAATTTAATGATCAATTGGTAACGAGATTCGTAAACAACTTAATGCTTGACGGTAAGAAGTCAATCGCATTCAAAATTTTCTATGATGCATTAGATATCGTAGAAACTAAAAAAGGAGAAACTGAAAAAACTGCACTTGAAATTTGGAAAGATGCACTTACAAATGTAATGCCTCACGTAGAAGTACGTTCTAGAAGAGTAGGTGGAGCTAACTTTCAGATTCCAATGCCAATCAGAGCTGACAGAAAGATTTCTATGGCAATGAAATGGTTAATTAGCTACTCTAAAAAGAGAAATGATAAGTCTATGGCTTTGAAATTAGCTAATGAAGTAGTAGCTGCTTCAAGAGAAGAAGGTGCTGCTTTCAAAAAGAAATCTGATACTCACAAAATGGCGGAAGCTAACAAAGCTTTCTCACACTTTAAATTCTAA
- the fusA gene encoding elongation factor G — protein sequence MSRDLKFTRNIGIAAHIDAGKTTTTERILFYTGVNHKIGEVHDGASTMDWMEQEAERGITITSAATTCSWNFPTDQGKPVADTKPYHFNIIDTPGHVDFTVEVNRSLRVLDGLVFLFSAVDGVEPQSETNWRLADNYKVARMGFVNKMDRQGADFLNVVNQVKDMLGSNAVPIVLPIGAEEDFKGVVDLIKNRAIIWDEAGQGATFEVVPIPEDMKDEVLEYREKLVEAVSEYDETLMEKFFEDPDSITEEEINAALRAATIDLSIIPMTCGSSFKNKGVQFMLDAVCKYLPSPLDKDDIKGTDPRTDAEITRKPSVDEPFAALAFKIATDPFVGRLAFFRAYSGRLDAGSYILNTRSGDKERISRIYQMHANKQNPVEYIEAGDIGAAVGFKSIKTGDTMCDEKNPIILESMVFPDPVIGIAVEPKTKADQDKMGNALAKLAEEDPTFTVRTDEASGQTIISGMGELHLDIIVDRMKREFKVEVNQGQPQVEYKENLTKVAQHREVYKKQSGGKGKFADIVFELGPADEGKVGLEFINEIKGGNVPREFVPAIEKGFKAAMKNGPLAGFEVEGIKVTLKDGSFHAVDSDALSFEMAAKLGFKEAGRAAKPVIMEPIMKLEVVTPEEYMGNIIGDLNKRRGTISGQEEKNGAVVIKGSVPLSEMFGYVTTLRTLSSGRATSSMELEKYQATPQNVAEEIIAKAKG from the coding sequence ATGAGTAGAGATCTTAAATTTACAAGAAATATTGGTATTGCCGCTCACATTGATGCTGGTAAAACTACTACTACAGAAAGAATCTTATTCTATACAGGGGTAAACCACAAAATTGGAGAAGTTCACGATGGTGCTTCTACAATGGACTGGATGGAGCAGGAAGCAGAAAGAGGTATTACTATTACTTCTGCTGCAACTACTTGTTCTTGGAACTTTCCAACAGATCAAGGAAAACCTGTTGCAGACACTAAACCTTATCACTTCAACATTATCGATACACCGGGACACGTTGACTTCACTGTAGAAGTAAACAGATCTTTAAGAGTATTAGATGGATTGGTATTCTTGTTCTCTGCAGTAGATGGAGTAGAGCCTCAGTCTGAAACAAACTGGAGACTTGCTGACAACTACAAAGTTGCAAGAATGGGATTCGTAAACAAAATGGACAGACAAGGTGCTGACTTCCTTAACGTGGTAAACCAGGTTAAAGACATGTTAGGATCTAACGCAGTTCCAATCGTTTTACCAATCGGTGCTGAAGAAGATTTCAAAGGGGTTGTTGACTTAATTAAAAACAGAGCTATCATCTGGGATGAAGCAGGACAAGGAGCTACTTTCGAAGTAGTGCCAATTCCTGAAGATATGAAAGATGAAGTTTTAGAATATAGAGAGAAATTAGTAGAAGCTGTTTCTGAATATGACGAAACTTTGATGGAGAAATTCTTCGAAGATCCAGATTCAATTACAGAAGAAGAAATCAATGCTGCATTGAGAGCTGCTACTATCGATTTATCTATTATCCCAATGACTTGTGGTTCTTCATTCAAGAACAAAGGAGTACAGTTTATGCTGGATGCAGTATGTAAATACTTGCCTTCTCCATTGGATAAAGATGATATCAAAGGTACTGATCCAAGAACAGACGCTGAAATTACAAGAAAGCCATCTGTAGATGAGCCTTTTGCAGCTTTAGCATTTAAGATTGCGACTGACCCGTTCGTGGGAAGATTAGCATTCTTCAGAGCATACTCTGGAAGACTTGATGCTGGTTCTTATATCTTGAACACTCGTTCAGGAGATAAAGAAAGAATCTCTAGAATCTATCAGATGCACGCTAACAAGCAAAACCCAGTAGAATATATTGAAGCTGGTGATATTGGTGCAGCAGTAGGATTCAAGTCTATCAAAACTGGTGATACAATGTGTGATGAGAAAAACCCGATCATTCTTGAATCTATGGTTTTCCCTGATCCGGTAATTGGTATCGCTGTTGAGCCTAAAACTAAAGCTGACCAGGATAAAATGGGTAACGCTCTAGCTAAACTGGCTGAAGAAGATCCTACGTTTACTGTTAGAACTGACGAAGCTTCTGGACAAACGATTATCTCTGGTATGGGTGAGCTTCACTTAGATATCATTGTAGACCGTATGAAGAGAGAGTTCAAGGTTGAAGTTAACCAGGGACAGCCTCAGGTAGAGTACAAAGAAAACTTAACAAAAGTTGCTCAACACAGAGAAGTTTACAAAAAACAATCTGGTGGTAAAGGTAAATTTGCTGATATTGTATTTGAACTAGGACCTGCAGACGAAGGTAAAGTTGGTTTAGAATTCATCAATGAGATCAAAGGTGGTAACGTTCCTAGAGAATTTGTTCCTGCAATTGAAAAAGGATTTAAAGCTGCAATGAAGAACGGTCCATTGGCTGGTTTCGAAGTTGAAGGTATTAAAGTTACTCTTAAAGATGGATCTTTCCACGCAGTGGATTCTGATGCTCTTTCATTTGAAATGGCTGCTAAATTAGGATTTAAAGAAGCGGGACGTGCTGCTAAGCCAGTAATTATGGAGCCAATTATGAAACTGGAAGTTGTAACTCCGGAAGAATATATGGGTAACATCATTGGTGACCTTAACAAAAGAAGAGGTACTATCAGTGGTCAGGAAGAGAAAAACGGTGCTGTTGTAATCAAAGGTTCTGTTCCACTTTCTGAAATGTTTGGATATGTAACTACTCTAAGAACACTTTCATCAGGAAGAGCTACTTCTTCTATGGAATTAGAGAAGTACCAAGCTACTCCACAAAACGTTGCTGAAGAAATCATAGCTAAAGCAAAAGGTTAA
- a CDS encoding carbonic anhydrase family protein: MIKKKNFVLKKMFNAKQAVAFLGIVPMFLLVSCHSDKDEYNNELTAFPSNVISTPILTSSFTDVVAESQSPINIETSKAIAFHSTDPIIHYGAVTLDSVVNNEGENLKVNVNNTDNANNYVTVNGKRYNLVNFHFHYNSEHTIDGKYSTMEIHFVNVAADNSYAVISVLVDVGNGNASLQNLFAQSPAVSNGITSSKAVFYITSLLPADQRQYYTYSGSLTTPNFGASSALTNEGPVTWFVFKNKQQISTDQFNSYKLIYTEPNFRLVQPLNGRAVYVNAGS, from the coding sequence ATGATTAAGAAAAAAAATTTTGTATTGAAGAAAATGTTCAATGCAAAACAGGCGGTAGCCTTTTTGGGAATTGTTCCTATGTTTCTATTGGTTTCATGCCATAGTGATAAAGATGAATATAATAATGAGCTTACTGCTTTCCCTTCAAATGTGATCAGTACACCTATATTGACCTCCAGTTTTACTGATGTTGTTGCAGAATCGCAATCACCTATTAATATTGAAACTTCAAAAGCAATTGCTTTTCACAGTACAGATCCTATTATCCATTATGGAGCAGTTACGCTGGATTCAGTCGTTAATAATGAAGGAGAAAATCTGAAAGTAAATGTTAATAATACGGATAATGCCAACAACTATGTTACAGTAAATGGGAAAAGATATAATCTTGTCAACTTCCATTTTCATTACAACAGTGAACATACAATTGATGGTAAGTACAGTACCATGGAAATTCATTTTGTGAATGTAGCAGCAGACAATTCCTATGCTGTTATAAGTGTTTTAGTGGATGTTGGAAACGGTAACGCATCGCTGCAAAATTTATTTGCTCAATCCCCGGCAGTAAGCAATGGGATTACCTCTTCAAAAGCCGTATTTTATATCACCAGTTTACTGCCGGCAGATCAGCGTCAATATTACACCTATAGCGGATCATTAACTACTCCTAATTTTGGTGCCAGCTCTGCGCTAACCAATGAAGGTCCGGTAACCTGGTTTGTATTTAAAAACAAACAACAAATATCCACGGATCAATTTAATTCATATAAATTAATTTATACGGAACCGAATTTCCGCCTTGTTCAACCTTTAAATGGCAGAGCTGTATATGTTAATGCCGGCTCTTGA
- a CDS encoding TonB-dependent siderophore receptor, with protein MNKVVSFSLLLLGGVFANAQKVNDSVKHKKIEEVELFGERKKQPQGLDAITRLPLKTRDQIQSISVISHKAIEELGALTVTDVAKNVPGVTLFSSYGGGNESMSIRGYRGVPVLKNGVQLDSDFRTAGMITDMQGVESIQVIKGSAAIGQGIGNGLGSAGGVINVVTKRPQFIDQTNVGFRYGSWDFYRPTVDFQRVLDSQGKVAVRFNGAYQNNNSFRSHVKGERIYVNPSIAFRPDDKTLINVEMDYLHDKRTPDRGTINLAPGTVEALYHMPKGKFLGYASDYSKTETFNFATTIVRNLTDKLKVRAAFVNSVSNTDSEASSVSLPEGETNYNIRQRTIGKSQGEDINKVLQLDFIGEQIKTGFINHTFQVGFDWRETETSSTTYEAYKNSIAPGNLITARATKIGSTTYAANPLDIFDVVNGSIPNQLPVNVIYKSLGRSNPVLTPSIGAMAQDVMTIGKYVKAHLGVRYSRLNGSANESVDTWNPNFGLIVSPLPNVNVFGSYTTTTSLRSSNNFLLDGGRVGPSMTKQWEAGVKSDWFNERLRFNVTVFDIKTGHLSFTILDENYNPVVIDKQTMYGLAGNLRRKGVEVELIGRILPNLQVMSGWAYLDAQYQDSPAYINGSAPMNAPKHTANGWLNYKFNKGTLSGLDVGAGIYYVGKRPVDEWTQKTFTAGHLNSVKPGDKPFDMPEYTTVDAQVGYAMKNGMGIRVFFNNIFDSVGYSSYFRGGYIDQIQPRNFAVQVNYKF; from the coding sequence ATGAATAAAGTAGTATCCTTTTCTCTGCTATTATTAGGTGGGGTTTTTGCCAATGCGCAGAAAGTAAATGATTCAGTAAAACACAAGAAAATTGAAGAAGTAGAACTGTTTGGTGAGAGAAAGAAGCAGCCGCAAGGTCTTGATGCCATTACAAGATTGCCTTTGAAAACCAGAGACCAGATTCAGAGTATTTCAGTAATCTCCCATAAAGCAATTGAAGAATTAGGAGCGCTTACAGTCACTGATGTTGCCAAAAATGTTCCGGGAGTAACTTTATTTTCAAGTTATGGTGGAGGAAACGAAAGTATGTCCATCAGAGGATACCGTGGAGTCCCCGTATTGAAAAACGGCGTTCAGCTGGATTCAGATTTCCGTACTGCAGGGATGATCACAGATATGCAGGGAGTAGAAAGTATTCAGGTGATCAAAGGATCTGCTGCCATTGGCCAGGGAATAGGAAATGGTCTTGGATCTGCAGGAGGAGTGATCAATGTGGTGACGAAAAGGCCACAGTTTATTGATCAGACTAATGTAGGATTCCGTTATGGAAGCTGGGATTTTTACAGACCTACAGTAGACTTCCAGAGAGTATTGGATTCTCAGGGTAAAGTAGCGGTTAGATTCAATGGGGCGTATCAGAATAATAATTCATTCAGAAGCCATGTTAAAGGAGAAAGAATTTATGTAAATCCATCAATTGCTTTCCGTCCGGATGATAAAACATTAATCAATGTGGAAATGGATTATCTACATGATAAAAGAACACCGGACAGAGGAACTATTAACCTTGCTCCGGGAACCGTTGAAGCATTATATCATATGCCAAAAGGGAAGTTTTTAGGATATGCATCTGATTATTCAAAAACAGAAACTTTCAATTTCGCTACGACAATCGTTCGTAACCTTACCGATAAATTAAAAGTAAGAGCAGCTTTCGTTAATTCTGTAAGCAACACTGATTCAGAAGCTTCATCTGTATCATTACCGGAAGGTGAAACGAACTATAATATCAGACAGCGTACCATAGGAAAATCGCAGGGTGAAGATATCAATAAAGTATTACAGTTAGACTTCATCGGAGAACAGATAAAAACAGGATTTATTAATCATACATTCCAGGTTGGTTTTGACTGGAGAGAGACAGAAACTTCATCAACAACTTATGAAGCTTATAAAAACTCAATTGCACCTGGGAATTTAATTACCGCTCGTGCTACAAAAATCGGAAGTACAACTTATGCTGCCAATCCACTGGATATTTTTGATGTAGTAAACGGAAGTATTCCGAATCAGCTTCCTGTAAATGTTATTTACAAAAGCCTTGGAAGGTCAAACCCAGTACTGACACCAAGTATCGGGGCTATGGCTCAGGATGTAATGACGATCGGGAAATATGTGAAAGCACATTTAGGAGTCCGTTACAGCAGATTGAATGGTTCTGCTAACGAGTCTGTAGATACATGGAATCCTAATTTCGGATTAATTGTTTCTCCGCTTCCAAATGTGAACGTATTCGGATCATACACCACAACAACCTCTTTAAGATCTTCCAATAACTTCCTTTTAGATGGAGGAAGAGTAGGCCCATCAATGACTAAGCAGTGGGAAGCAGGTGTTAAATCAGACTGGTTCAATGAGCGTCTTAGATTTAATGTAACAGTATTTGACATTAAAACGGGTCACCTTTCTTTCACCATCCTTGATGAAAATTACAACCCTGTAGTAATTGACAAACAAACCATGTATGGTCTTGCAGGAAATCTTAGAAGAAAAGGAGTAGAAGTAGAATTAATCGGAAGAATTCTTCCCAACCTTCAGGTGATGTCTGGATGGGCTTATCTGGATGCACAATATCAGGACAGCCCGGCTTACATCAATGGATCTGCACCAATGAATGCTCCTAAGCACACTGCAAACGGATGGTTGAATTATAAATTCAACAAAGGAACTTTATCAGGACTTGATGTAGGTGCAGGAATTTACTATGTAGGAAAAAGACCGGTTGATGAATGGACTCAGAAAACATTTACAGCAGGCCACCTGAACAGTGTGAAACCGGGAGATAAACCTTTCGATATGCCGGAGTACACTACGGTAGATGCTCAGGTAGGGTATGCTATGAAAAACGGAATGGGAATAAGAGTATTCTTTAATAATATTTTTGACAGCGTAGGGTACAGCTCTTATTTCAGAGGAGGATATATCGATCAGATTCAGCCAAGAAACTTTGCTGTGCAGGTAAACTATAAATTCTAA
- the rpsJ gene encoding 30S ribosomal protein S10: MSQRIRIKLKSYDYNLVDKSAEKIVKTVKATGAVVNGPIPLPTNKRIFTVLRSPHVNKKAREQFQLSAHKRLMDIYSSSSKTVDALMKLELPSGVDVEIKV, encoded by the coding sequence ATGTCACAAAGAATCAGAATAAAACTAAAATCTTACGATTACAACTTGGTAGACAAGTCTGCTGAGAAAATCGTAAAAACGGTAAAGGCTACTGGTGCTGTTGTAAACGGTCCAATTCCATTGCCAACGAACAAGAGAATCTTCACAGTGTTGAGATCTCCGCACGTAAACAAAAAAGCAAGAGAGCAGTTCCAACTTTCAGCTCACAAGAGACTAATGGATATCTACTCTTCTTCTTCTAAAACTGTAGATGCTCTAATGAAATTAGAACTTCCTTCAGGTGTAGACGTTGAAATTAAAGTGTGA